A region from the Tahibacter amnicola genome encodes:
- the fabD gene encoding ACP S-malonyltransferase, whose product MTDSTVPSLAFVFPGQGSQAVGMLSDLAASEPLVRHTFEEASAGVGKDLWAISQQGPEGVLNSTETTQPALLAASVAVWRVWRARGGAMPAAMAGHSLGEYSALVCAGAVGLAEAAALVAERGRLMQQAVPPGVGAMAAVIGGEDAQIAQACAEVAEGQVVSPANFNSPGQLVIAGNAEAVDRAIARLGELGIKKVVKLAVSVPSHCALMRGAADALAERMAALAWSLPSVPVIQNADAKASETLDDIRGALHRQLFLPVRWTECVQALAARGVTRAVECGPGKVLTGLIKRIDKSIEGRAVGQPADLEQALADWR is encoded by the coding sequence ATGACGGATTCGACCGTTCCCTCCCTGGCCTTCGTGTTCCCGGGCCAGGGCTCCCAGGCCGTGGGCATGTTGTCTGACCTGGCCGCCTCCGAACCCCTGGTCCGCCATACCTTCGAAGAAGCGTCCGCGGGCGTGGGCAAGGATCTCTGGGCGATTTCCCAGCAGGGTCCCGAGGGGGTGCTCAACAGCACCGAAACAACCCAGCCGGCGCTCCTGGCGGCTTCGGTCGCGGTCTGGCGCGTCTGGCGCGCCCGCGGCGGTGCGATGCCGGCGGCGATGGCGGGGCACAGCCTGGGCGAATACTCCGCCCTGGTGTGCGCCGGCGCCGTGGGGCTTGCGGAGGCGGCCGCCCTGGTCGCCGAGCGTGGGCGCCTCATGCAGCAGGCCGTTCCGCCGGGTGTCGGTGCCATGGCAGCGGTGATCGGCGGCGAAGATGCGCAGATCGCGCAGGCCTGCGCCGAGGTGGCGGAAGGCCAGGTTGTCTCGCCGGCCAATTTCAACTCGCCGGGCCAGCTGGTCATCGCCGGTAATGCCGAGGCGGTGGACCGCGCGATTGCCCGCCTCGGCGAGCTGGGCATCAAAAAGGTGGTCAAGCTGGCTGTCAGCGTGCCGTCCCATTGCGCATTGATGCGCGGGGCAGCCGACGCATTGGCCGAACGCATGGCCGCCCTCGCCTGGTCGCTGCCGTCGGTGCCGGTGATACAGAACGCCGATGCCAAGGCCTCTGAAACGCTCGATGACATCCGCGGGGCCCTACATCGCCAGCTGTTCCTGCCGGTGCGCTGGACGGAATGCGTCCAGGCGCTGGCGGCGCGCGGCGTCACGCGGGCCGTCGAGTGTGGTCCCGGCAAGGTGCTGACGGGGCTGATCAAGCGCATCGACAAATCCATCGAAGGCCGCGCCGTTGGCCAGCCGGCTGATCTGGAACAGGCCCTGGCCGACTGGCGCTGA
- a CDS encoding beta-ketoacyl-ACP synthase III, translating to MIYSRIAGTGSYLPEKVLTNADLESLVDTTDEWIHSRTGIRQRHVAAEGQTTSDLAERAARAALESAGVAVKDLDLIVVGTTTPDLIFPSTACLLQHRLGANGCAAFDVNAACSGFIYALSVADKFIRSGNARKALVVGAETLTRMLDWSDRSTCVLFGDGAGAVVLTADTEAGVISTHLHADGGYKELLWNPVGVSSGFRPEEKNAGVRVLMTGNEVFKVAVKTLDAVVEETLAKNDLDKSAIDWLIPHQANLRIIQATAKRLEMPMDRVIVTVDRHGNTSAGSVPLALDFAVRSGKVQRGQLMLMEAFGGGFTWGSALVRY from the coding sequence CTGATCTATTCACGCATCGCGGGCACCGGCAGCTACCTGCCCGAAAAAGTGCTCACAAACGCGGATCTCGAATCGCTCGTCGATACCACGGACGAGTGGATCCATTCGCGCACCGGCATCCGCCAGCGTCATGTGGCGGCGGAGGGGCAGACCACCTCCGATCTCGCCGAGCGCGCTGCCCGGGCAGCACTCGAATCGGCCGGCGTCGCGGTCAAGGATCTCGACCTCATCGTCGTCGGCACGACCACGCCCGACCTCATCTTCCCGTCCACCGCCTGCCTGCTCCAGCATCGCCTGGGTGCCAACGGCTGCGCGGCTTTTGACGTCAATGCGGCGTGCTCGGGCTTTATCTACGCCCTGAGCGTGGCCGACAAATTCATCCGCTCCGGCAACGCGCGCAAGGCGCTGGTGGTCGGTGCGGAAACGCTGACCCGCATGCTCGACTGGTCCGACCGCAGCACCTGCGTGCTGTTCGGCGATGGCGCCGGCGCGGTCGTGCTCACGGCCGATACGGAAGCCGGTGTCATCTCCACGCACCTGCACGCCGACGGCGGTTACAAGGAACTGCTGTGGAATCCGGTCGGTGTCTCCTCGGGCTTCCGCCCGGAGGAAAAGAACGCCGGCGTGCGCGTGCTGATGACCGGCAACGAAGTGTTCAAGGTCGCGGTGAAGACCCTGGACGCCGTGGTCGAGGAGACGCTTGCCAAGAACGATCTGGACAAGTCCGCCATCGACTGGCTGATCCCGCACCAGGCCAATCTGCGCATCATCCAGGCCACCGCCAAGCGGCTGGAGATGCCGATGGACCGGGTCATCGTGACCGTGGACCGCCACGGCAACACCTCGGCCGGATCGGTGCCGCTGGCGCTGGATTTCGCGGTGCGCTCGGGCAAGGTCCAGCGCGGACAGCTGATGCTGATGGAAGCCTTCGGCGGCGGATTCACCTGGGGCTCGGCCCTGGTCCGCTACTGA
- a CDS encoding AAA family ATPase, with protein MTTAISDSTIALDPSLRTSLDRAVAQVNSVLLGKAAQVKLAFVSLIAGGHLLIEDLPGVGKTTLAHALAATLDLSFQRVQFTSDLLPSDIIGVSIFERDRNQFEFHPGPVFAQLILADEINRATPKTQSALLEAMAEQQVTVDGKTHPLPSPFFVVATQNPLDLAGTYPLPDSQLDRFLLRLSLDYPSREAERELLTSTSRQQLIATLAPCMSAGDIHALRQHCAAITASAALIDYLQALIGATRSHPDVRSGLSPRAGLALLNAARAHALLSGRGYCLPEDLQAVFVPVAAHRLTPSGSGQRDRTEIARALLSDVAVR; from the coding sequence ATGACCACCGCCATCTCCGACTCCACCATTGCGTTAGACCCCTCGTTGCGGACCAGCCTCGACCGCGCCGTCGCGCAGGTCAACAGCGTGCTGCTGGGCAAAGCCGCGCAGGTCAAGCTGGCCTTCGTCAGCCTCATCGCCGGCGGGCACCTGCTGATTGAAGACCTGCCCGGCGTGGGCAAGACCACGCTAGCCCATGCCCTGGCCGCGACGCTGGATCTTTCCTTCCAGCGCGTGCAGTTCACCAGCGACCTGCTGCCGTCCGACATTATCGGTGTCAGCATCTTCGAACGCGACCGCAACCAGTTCGAATTCCATCCCGGCCCCGTGTTCGCGCAGCTCATCCTGGCGGATGAAATCAATCGCGCCACGCCCAAGACGCAGAGCGCGCTGCTCGAAGCGATGGCGGAACAACAGGTCACGGTCGACGGAAAGACGCACCCGCTGCCGTCGCCGTTCTTCGTCGTGGCCACGCAGAACCCGCTGGACCTGGCCGGCACCTATCCGCTGCCGGATTCGCAGCTCGACCGTTTCCTGCTGCGCCTGAGCCTGGACTACCCCAGCCGCGAAGCCGAACGCGAGCTCCTGACCTCCACCAGCCGGCAACAACTGATCGCCACGCTCGCGCCCTGCATGAGTGCCGGCGACATCCACGCGCTGCGCCAGCACTGCGCCGCCATCACCGCCAGCGCCGCCTTGATCGACTACTTGCAAGCCTTGATCGGCGCGACGCGCTCACATCCGGACGTGCGTTCCGGACTCTCGCCGCGCGCGGGCCTCGCCCTGCTCAACGCGGCGCGCGCCCACGCCCTGCTGTCGGGTCGCGGCTATTGCCTGCCCGAGGACCTGCAGGCGGTCTTCGTACCCGTGGCGGCGCACCGGCTTACCCCGTCGGGGAGCGGCCAGCGCGACCGCACCGAGATTGCGCGCGCACTGCTGTCCGACGTGGCGGTCCGTTGA
- the rpmF gene encoding 50S ribosomal protein L32: MAVQKSRKTPSTRGMRRSHDALTAKQLATDPTTGEIHVRHHVTKDGYYRGRKVIDTKGSVPSED; this comes from the coding sequence ATGGCAGTGCAGAAATCCCGCAAGACCCCGTCGACCCGCGGCATGCGCCGTTCGCACGACGCGCTGACGGCCAAGCAGCTGGCGACCGACCCGACCACCGGCGAGATCCACGTCCGCCACCACGTGACCAAGGACGGCTACTACCGTGGCCGCAAGGTCATTGACACCAAGGGTTCGGTGCCGAGCGAAGATTGA
- the fabG gene encoding 3-oxoacyl-ACP reductase FabG — protein MSGDLQGEIALVTGASRGIGAAIARRLAERGATVIGTATSESGAAAIGEALAPLGGVGRVVNVTDGAAVDALIEGASKEFGPISILVNNAGITRDQLLMRMKDDDWQAVLDTNLSSVYRTSKAVMRGMMKARKGRIISIASVIGVTGNPGQANYAAAKAGIIAFSKSLAREIGSRGITVNVVAPGFIDTDMTKSLPEEQKTAMLGQIALGRLGQPDDIAQAVAFLASPAAAWITGETLHVNGGMYMP, from the coding sequence ATGAGTGGAGATCTTCAAGGCGAAATCGCGCTGGTGACCGGCGCCAGCCGCGGCATCGGCGCGGCCATTGCCCGGCGCCTGGCCGAACGCGGCGCCACCGTCATCGGTACGGCGACGAGCGAATCGGGCGCGGCGGCCATCGGCGAAGCACTGGCGCCGCTCGGTGGCGTCGGGCGCGTAGTGAATGTGACGGACGGCGCGGCGGTCGATGCGCTCATCGAGGGCGCCAGCAAGGAGTTCGGCCCGATCAGCATCCTGGTCAACAATGCCGGCATCACGCGCGACCAGCTCCTGATGCGCATGAAAGATGACGACTGGCAGGCCGTCCTCGATACCAACCTCAGCTCGGTGTACCGCACGTCCAAGGCCGTGATGCGCGGCATGATGAAGGCGCGCAAGGGCCGCATCATCAGCATCGCCTCGGTGATCGGCGTGACCGGCAATCCGGGCCAGGCCAACTACGCCGCAGCCAAGGCCGGCATCATTGCTTTCTCGAAGTCGCTGGCGCGCGAAATCGGCTCCCGCGGCATCACGGTCAACGTGGTTGCGCCCGGTTTCATCGACACCGACATGACCAAGTCGCTGCCGGAAGAGCAAAAAACCGCCATGCTCGGCCAGATCGCCCTGGGCCGCCTCGGCCAGCCGGACGATATCGCCCAGGCCGTGGCCTTCCTGGCGTCCCCGGCGGCCGCCTGGATCACCGGCGAGACGCTGCACGTGAACGGCGGCATGTACATGCCTTGA
- a CDS encoding YceD family protein, with product MSAPFPDIVDAWRMVSARRSFDGTLPIAGLPRLAEAVAASTGSVAYEVEFGRDDLETAFLAIRVQARLTLTCQRTLEPFEWPVTIDTRLGLITREEEEAGLPPGYEPLLLESAEIRPADVIEDELLLALPLIPVKPGADEAAVAWSSGPAEEMDSDRPNPFAVLGRLKK from the coding sequence ATGTCCGCGCCTTTCCCCGACATTGTGGACGCCTGGCGCATGGTGAGCGCACGACGTTCATTCGACGGCACCCTGCCAATCGCCGGCCTGCCGCGTCTGGCCGAGGCGGTGGCGGCAAGCACAGGCTCGGTCGCCTATGAAGTGGAATTCGGTCGCGATGACCTGGAAACCGCCTTCCTGGCAATCCGGGTGCAGGCCCGACTGACGCTGACCTGTCAGCGTACACTGGAACCGTTTGAATGGCCTGTGACGATCGATACCCGGCTGGGATTGATCACGCGGGAAGAGGAAGAGGCAGGTTTGCCGCCGGGCTACGAGCCGCTGTTGCTCGAGTCGGCTGAAATCCGCCCTGCCGACGTCATCGAGGATGAACTGCTGTTGGCCTTGCCGCTGATCCCGGTGAAGCCGGGCGCGGATGAGGCGGCAGTGGCCTGGTCGAGTGGACCGGCCGAAGAAATGGATTCGGATCGGCCCAATCCCTTCGCGGTGCTGGGCCGGTTGAAGAAATAG
- a CDS encoding ArnT family glycosyltransferase, translating to MPIDRSVATAGALPRGWRLAAIILWALLAVSKCWVAATLAPFGDEAFYWQESRALAWSYTDVPPATAVLIRLGETLFGHSPLGMRSLFLLLGALMPLWIWRIGARHFGEERGAQAAVGWMALPLGATLGVMAMPDVPLTIAAIGALAGLLAAVTQGGWRAWVLVGVSLAVAWFSHYRAAMLLLGGAVFLLGSAHGRAQFRRPGLWLALAIAATGLVPLVLFNASHDWHGMSFQFVERHPWRFQWSGLAQLVEQTIASTPLLYGVMLLALWRGWRQRDADPRVAVLACSGVGIALGYLLFGLFADDVRFRVHWPLPAYVAAVLLVPLLLDLSRRHAQRWVYGLGVIGTGLATAYLAMAAHPASIQTLAEFKLYPQNFVGWREAGAETRHLLRADPSALLVADNFLLAAELDFQLAGPAVYSLDHIRNVKHGRAGQLRIWQRDEAGLAARSGSPVLLVVEETSKQEGQAQWLQNLCRHVADLTFVQRLRLYGGRKIFSWYRGRVPGPQAPAQCAADNSG from the coding sequence GTGCCGATTGATCGCAGTGTAGCCACGGCAGGGGCGCTGCCGCGAGGCTGGCGCCTGGCAGCCATCATCCTGTGGGCGCTGCTGGCCGTTTCCAAATGCTGGGTGGCAGCGACGCTGGCCCCCTTTGGTGACGAGGCCTTCTATTGGCAGGAAAGCCGCGCCCTGGCCTGGTCGTACACCGATGTTCCGCCGGCCACGGCCGTGCTGATCCGGCTTGGCGAAACGCTGTTCGGTCACTCCCCGCTGGGTATGCGCAGTCTGTTTCTGCTGCTGGGGGCGCTGATGCCGCTATGGATCTGGCGGATCGGCGCCCGCCATTTCGGCGAGGAACGGGGCGCCCAGGCGGCGGTAGGATGGATGGCCCTGCCATTGGGCGCGACGCTGGGCGTCATGGCCATGCCCGACGTGCCGCTGACGATCGCGGCGATCGGCGCGCTGGCCGGCTTGCTCGCTGCGGTGACGCAGGGCGGATGGCGTGCCTGGGTCCTGGTTGGTGTCAGCCTTGCCGTCGCCTGGTTCAGCCACTACCGCGCGGCGATGCTGCTGCTTGGTGGCGCGGTGTTCCTGCTCGGCAGTGCGCACGGTCGAGCCCAGTTTCGTCGTCCGGGGTTGTGGCTGGCGCTGGCAATTGCGGCAACGGGACTGGTGCCCCTCGTGCTGTTCAACGCCTCGCATGATTGGCATGGGATGAGCTTCCAGTTCGTCGAGCGACACCCCTGGCGATTCCAGTGGAGTGGCCTGGCCCAGCTGGTGGAGCAGACCATTGCCTCGACCCCCCTGCTTTACGGCGTGATGCTGCTGGCGCTATGGCGGGGATGGCGCCAGCGCGACGCCGATCCGCGCGTGGCGGTGCTGGCCTGCAGCGGCGTGGGGATCGCGCTGGGCTACCTGTTGTTTGGCCTGTTTGCGGACGATGTGCGCTTCCGCGTGCACTGGCCGCTGCCCGCGTACGTGGCCGCTGTACTCCTGGTCCCGCTGCTGCTGGATCTTTCCCGCCGCCACGCGCAACGCTGGGTGTACGGACTGGGCGTAATCGGAACGGGTCTGGCGACGGCCTACCTGGCGATGGCGGCCCATCCCGCATCGATCCAGACGCTGGCCGAGTTCAAGCTGTATCCGCAGAACTTCGTCGGTTGGCGCGAGGCGGGTGCCGAGACCCGCCACCTGCTGCGCGCCGATCCGTCCGCGCTGCTGGTCGCCGACAACTTTTTGCTGGCCGCCGAACTGGATTTCCAGCTCGCTGGTCCAGCTGTGTATTCGCTGGACCACATCCGCAACGTCAAGCACGGGCGCGCCGGGCAGCTACGCATCTGGCAGCGGGACGAGGCAGGCCTTGCTGCCCGGAGCGGTAGTCCGGTGCTGCTGGTGGTGGAAGAGACGTCCAAGCAGGAAGGCCAGGCCCAGTGGCTGCAGAACCTGTGCCGGCACGTGGCCGACCTGACCTTCGTGCAGCGGCTGCGACTGTATGGCGGCCGGAAAATCTTCAGCTGGTACCGCGGCCGGGTGCCGGGACCGCAGGCGCCGGCACAGTGCGCGGCGGACAATTCAGGGTAA
- a CDS encoding Maf family protein — protein sequence MSAVAVDVVLGSTSRYRAELLRRILPAFRQVGPDVDESRRDGEAPAGLAVRLARAKALAVAARCPGAIVIGSDQVAALDQIVLGKPGSVERARAQLSACSGRSVSFHTALCVVDAAGAPREALDTTVVRFRDLAGQEIDRYVAAEQPLDCAGSFKCEGLGITLFERIQNEDPTALIGLPLIALCRLLRASGLTLP from the coding sequence ATGAGCGCCGTGGCGGTGGATGTCGTCCTGGGCTCGACCTCGCGCTACCGCGCGGAGCTGCTGCGCCGCATCCTTCCGGCGTTCCGGCAGGTCGGCCCGGACGTCGATGAATCCCGCCGGGACGGGGAGGCGCCGGCCGGGCTCGCGGTGCGGCTGGCACGCGCCAAGGCACTGGCGGTCGCGGCGCGATGCCCCGGCGCCATCGTGATCGGCTCCGACCAGGTGGCCGCACTGGATCAGATCGTCCTGGGCAAGCCTGGCAGCGTGGAGCGCGCCCGGGCCCAGCTGTCCGCCTGCAGCGGGCGATCGGTCTCCTTTCATACGGCGCTCTGCGTGGTCGACGCAGCGGGCGCGCCGCGCGAGGCCCTCGACACCACTGTCGTCCGGTTCCGCGACCTGGCGGGTCAGGAGATCGACCGCTATGTGGCGGCCGAACAACCGCTCGACTGCGCCGGCAGCTTCAAGTGCGAAGGGCTGGGCATCACCCTGTTCGAGCGCATCCAGAACGAGGATCCGACCGCCCTCATCGGACTACCCCTCATCGCCCTGTGCCGCCTGCTGCGCGCAAGCGGCCTCACCTTACCCTGA